The nucleotide window AGCACTGATGCTACTCCAAGTACGAGGCCCATAACTAGTGCGACCCATGTCTCTAAGCGACCTGCAGGCAAAGGGCGATTGGCGGTACGTGGCATGTGGGAGTCGACTTCAACCTCCAACCAACAATTGAGTGTATTTGCCGCTGCAACAATCATCAGCGTTCCCAGGAGTGTGGCTAAGGAAGTGATCAGCGAGACTTCGACAGGCGCAAGCCCCCAGCCGCAAGCCGTGGTCAAAAGACCCATGCTGGAAATGCGAGGTTTACTACGCGCAAATAAGTCTCGTAGGGAAAGACTCCTAGAGTTTTCAGAAACGAGTGTATTGTCCATTAACTAACCACCTTTGCCGTGTGAGGCATTGGAAAAGACTCTGGGCGGATTGTGCTTGGCGTAGCCGCCTGACGCAAGGCCCTAAGCCAAAGAAATATCCAGACGGAATTAGCCAATAAAAGCGTGCCAACAGAGAGGTGTGCTGAGACGGAATGAAGGTTGAGCGCGTATTTGACGTTGCTTATTCCGAGGGTGATTTGCAGCGCTAGCAGTGCGAATTGCATCCATGCGAAGCGTTGTAGGGCTTTGATTTTAGGCTGTTTTTTTAGTGACCACAGGATATTGCTTGCTGAGATGAGCACAACAAGCGAGACCAAAACTGCTGTAAAGCGATGAAGCATGTGCAAACGCGCGGGTGCCCATGCAGGCCAAAGTTGACCATCGCATAAGATCACATCGGTGCCGCAGGCCATTCCAGAGCCGGTGTGGCGGACCAACGCGCCAACTATCATCTGCAGATAGATAAGCAGGACAGCAAGCGCAGACCAGGCGTAGGGAGCGGAAAGGTCGCGTTTGATGCTATCTTTAAGCTGCTCGCCCTTACTTTCAAAGGCAATCCACAAGATGATTGATAGAAACAAAAGAGAGGTGGCTAGATGAGCTGAGGATACCAGGAGCGGTAAGTGGTAGATGACCGTAAGTCCGCCCAGAACACCTTGAAAAATCACCAAGAAAAGCGCGAAAAATCCCAAACGATGCAGAGTGAATCCCTGTGTTTGCTCTTTTTTCTTAGCGCTACGACGATTTGTCCAAAGTAGGACAGTTAAAACGATCGTGAGAAAGCCCACCAAGGTCGCTAGCATGCGATGTCCGTGCTCAATCGCAACGTGGCCTTTCATTTCTGGGAAGAGTTCACTAAAGCACAGAGGCCAGTCGGGGCAGGCTAAGGACGAGCCGGTACTGTGAACGATTCCACCCCAGGTAATAAGTACCCATACGATAAATGCGGTCGCTAGTGCTAAATGGCGTGTAAGGGATCGGGTCATGGCCACGCAGTGATACACCACGCAGAAAAATTGTCACGGGCAACTATGTCAACTATCCGTAAATATTATGAATTTAAATCATAGCATTGGCTGAGTGTTGTGTTGGCAGGCGTAGCGTGGATCAGAGCTGCTGCATCCGAGCCTTCAAGACTAACAGCTGCGGATGGCATAAGACTCACTTACTCCTGTTAGACTACTGTGCGCTACATGCAGACGCTCGGATGCAGCAGCTCTGATCCACGCTTACAAGACTAGACCGTTCTTCCGTTGGGAACGGTTCATCGTAGTTAGTACATGCTTTGCAGTGGTGGGTTTCGAAGGAGGGCACTGCGCAGGAGCGTCTGCATGTGGCGCACTAAGATCATCTCGGGAATGAATAGCGTTTATGGCATCCGCAGTGTGTGGTCTTGAAAGGTCCGGAGCGCTGCCCTCCTTCGAAACCCACGCCTTTGCTAACAAGCATAAATCACGCCTAGTTCGATCCAATATCCAACCTGGCTTGGCACCATGCGATGTCATGTTCCAACGCTTCGATCTTGTTGGGGTCGCTATCGGAATGAGCGAGCAAATCTTTTAGCTCCAAGCTGGCTTTTTCGTGTTCTGTTCGCACGTTCTTGGCGTCAATTTCTTCTTGAGCAGAGAAACGGTCGGTGATGATACGAACGCGATCGGGACCCGCCTCAGCAAAGCCGGCACCAATTGCTGCGCGATGCACATGACCACCTTGCCTGTAGCTAATAATGCCAATCTTCAAAGAGGCCAAAAGAGGTAAATGCCCCGGGAAAACGCCAAACTGTCCCCAGACGCTGGGTGCTTCGATGTAGTCGACCTCAAGCGATAGTGCTTGGCCGAGCGGCGTAGCAACTTCCAGATGCAAGCTTGTGGGAAGTCCGTTCATGTTTAGTTTGCCGATTTGGTGAGTCGTTCTGCTTTGGCGCGAACTTCATCGATGTTGCCGACCAAGTGGAAGGCCTGCTCGGGAAGATCGTCGAGTTTGCCGCTGAGAATCTCTTCAAAAGCTGAAAGCGTTTCCTCCAATGGAACGTACTTTCCTTCTAGGCCGGTGAACTGATGAGCCACGAAGAAGGGTTGCGATAGGAATTTTTGAATCTTACGTGCGCGATCCACCACCATGCGATCGTCTTCACTAAGCTCGTCCATACCAAGGATTGCAATAATGTCTTGGAGATCTTTGTACTTCTGCAGGGTTTGCTGCACTTCACGCGCCACTCTGTAGTGTCGTTCGCCAAGAACATGAGGATCGAGCAGGGTTGAGGTTGAATCAAGTGGATCCACAGCAGGGTAGATGCCCATTTCAGCAATCTGGCGACTAAGCACGGTGGTTGCATCCAAGTGAGCAAAGGTCGTAGCAGGGGCAGGGTCGGTCAAATCGTCCGCAGGCACGTAAATCGCTTGCACTGAGGTAATGGAACCTTTGGTGGTTGAAGTAATGCGCTCTTGCAGAGCGCCCATTTCCGTTGAAAGGGTTGGCTGGTAGCCCACTGCGCTTGGGATACGTCCGAGAAGCGCGGAGACTTCGGAGCCGGCCTGGGTGAAGCGGAAAATATTATCCACGAAGAGAAGCACGTCCTGGCCTTCTTCATCCCGGAAGTGCTCGGCGACGGTAAGTGCACTAAGTGCAACGCGGGCGCGCGCACCAGGCGGCTCGTTCATCTGGCCGTAAACGAGAGCGGTTTTTGAAACAACGGGCTCACCGCTTTCAAGCTTGGATTCACTCATCTCCAAAAAGAGATCGTTTCCTTCACGGGTACGTTCACCAACGCCGGCAAAGCAAGAGACGCCGCCATGTGCTTTAGCCACGTTGTTGATGAGCTCCATGATAAGTACTGTTTTACCAACGCCAGCACCACCGAAGAGACCGATTTTTCCGCCCTTACGATAAGGAGCAAGCAAATCGATAACTTTGATGCCCGTTTCGAACATTTCAACTTTGGTGCTCTGCTCAACAAACTTAGGTGGCTCACGGTGAATGGGTGCATACTTGGTTGCATTGACGGGACCGCCACCGTCGACGGGTTCGCCCACGACATTGAGGATACGTCCCAAGGTTTCTTTGCCAACTGGCATGGCAATGGGGCTGCCTGTGTTTGTGACGAGCATGCCGCGAACCAGGCCTTCAGTTGCATCCATTGCGATCGCACGAACGGTGCTTTCGCCCAGATGCTGTGAAACCTCCAAGACGAGATTGTGCTCTTTATCGTTGATTGAAGGGTTTGTGACCTTCAATGCGGTCAGGATTTGAGGGAGTTTTCCGGCTTCAAATTCAACATCGACCACTGGGCCGACAACCTGTTTAATTTTCCCGTGTGCTAAGTCTGGCATGCTTTTTTTACCCCAATAACGCGTTTGCGGGGCGCTGGCGCCCGCTCAACTTCCACTCAATTCTAGGCGGCGCTGAACTAGCATGTTGGGGTGTTTGGGTCAACGCGCGTGATACGGCTTTTGTCGTCTGAGCAGGATCGTTGCCATCGCTGGACAGCTCTGAAATACGTCATGATTTCAATAGAATTAGTGCTGACTGCGTTGCTTTGCGGGTACACTGTGGCAGAGCAACCTTGCGGGGCGTTGCCTTGGCCGCGAACGACGAGCTAGCAGCCAGTCTTTATTTGGTCACTGTGGCTTTTTCTTGAGCGTGAACACTAGGGGCCAATCGCAATTGTTTTGGAGATGGGACCTGCCTTAACCTTGATTTGTCCGTGCGTTCCCTGTCTATCCGCAATGACCTGACCTGTGATCGTGAGGCTCCCGTTGTTGATGTGTTCGATATTGATTTCGGTGCCCTTCGGCGTTCTTTGAAGTACAAATACGCCAGTAGTAGAACCACTCATAGCTAGCAGCGAACTTGCGATATCGCGCAAAAAAACAGATTTGATACCCCAGACCATAAAAGGTTTAGCACTGGGTGCACGCAGCATGACCCTGCCGAAATAGTATTGTGGAGGAAGATCTCGGAAGCGAATTCTAGGCGTTTGCAGTACTGCTTGCCAGTTGATGGGCAGATTATCTTGCAAGGTAATGCGCAAAGGTTTCAAATCAATAGTGCCATTGCGCACTGATCCAGTCTTTTTCTTAAAATCATAGTCAAGATCCATTTGACTCTTGAAGGATGTTTTTAGATGAACGGTCTTCGTTGCAATTCCAAGATTGCGTGTTTCGATGTGGAGATGACCAGAAAGCTTTCTGCGTGCATCGAAATCGAATGCAGTATGGGCAAAGGTCGTGCCGTTAGCTAAATGCAAACCAGCGGACGAAAACCAAGGGTTAAGCCAAGCCGTTGAGGGTAAGCTAAATTCGGTTACCTCAGCCTTACCAGCCAAACTAGAGAAAAAGCGCTGTGGCTTGAGGCTGTGGTGGGCATCGAGACGGATCAATCGAATGCCTGGTATCGCTTTGGTCTTCACTTTGAGATCCTGTGTACGATGCACTTGTGCTCCATGCAGTGCGACACGTGTAAAACCAATGTTTCTTCTCGCTCGACTGTGGAGCGTCAGCCTGCCTTTTAGTGACAGACCGTTTTTTGTGAGACCGGCGTTCGTGGAGTGAAAGCTTAGGTGACTGCCATCCTGCACAACCCCATGGTTAAACATAAGATTGAAATCCAGTTTGCCCTTCCCGCTCAAAGGCCTAAGCTGGTGGCTACTGTAGTAGGGTTCGAGCATGTCAGGGGGTGTTTGAAGATGACCTTGAACCTGGGCTAACAGATGCGGCCAGGGGTTTAGCTTCGAGTTAGGCGTGAAATCTGTGTGCACGAGTTGTCCACGCGCTTTCAATGACACTTCCTCGATGAATAGCCGTTTCCCAATCGTTACCTTGCCGCTGCTGAGCCTTAAAACGTGAGTCAGAAATGCCCAGTGCTCGCAGAGGTTTGTAGTAAAATCCTCCCTCAAGGGATGCGCTGCCAGTATAGTGTTGTTCCTCAATCCAAATTTCGCTCAATGGTGCAGAGAGCTGATCAACGCGCGCTGTCCACAAATCATCAGGAGTCACGCTCGCAATCATGCTGGGTGTTCTAAAAGGTGAACTGCAGCCAAAGATCTCAGGAAGACGGGATAGTTCGGTAGAAGTCAGTGTGCCAGCATCACGAACCGCGCGAATACGAAAGCGCAAAGCTTTGGCTCGGGCATTTCTTACATGCATTTCCTTGAAAAAAAGATCGGTAATAGAAATGCTTCCTTGCACATAGTTGCTTTCGATCTGCATCTGTACATGACTGTCATGAACCGAAAGCAAAAAACCGCGTACGTAGACTCTGCCTGGCCATGGACTTAACGCGGCTCCGTAGCGGAGGGTTGCGTCTCCGGTTTGATTCACAGCATATGTTAGCAACCCGCTCCATAAGATTGCGTGAACAAGGATAAGATAGTGCAACCAAAGTGCAGTGCATCCAAAGGCCGTCGAAAGAATAAAGGGGCGCACCTTGCTAAATAGGCATGATGCATTCGGTAGCTTCGAGACTAGCTTGGCACAATGAATCCTATCAGTTCCTTTATGTTTGTTGGTTGTAAGGTGCTTTAAAAAACTTAAGACCTTCAAAATCCAGCGTGTCACGTGTCGTTGGTGCGACATGCCCCGAAATTTGGAAGCACAACTCAATCGACCTTGTGTAACAAGACTACTCTTCCCGTGTTGTTCCTAGATGTTGTCAGTAATCATCATCGGACTGGTTGTCTTCAGGGCTGTCATCGGCGTCCCCTTCGACTGAATCATCTTCCCACGTTTCAGCGCCTTCAAGACCGTCGTTCGCTTTGTCACTTTCTTTGATCTCCTTTGAAGGTTCGAGCTTTTCAAAAGAGTCAGGTTCATCGGGTGTGCTTGCTTCCGGTTTTACCGAAGCAGCACATGCCAGTGGCGAAAATACAAAACTGCAAAAAAAC belongs to Myxococcales bacterium and includes:
- a CDS encoding heme A synthase, with product MTRSLTRHLALATAFIVWVLITWGGIVHSTGSSLACPDWPLCFSELFPEMKGHVAIEHGHRMLATLVGFLTIVLTVLLWTNRRSAKKKEQTQGFTLHRLGFFALFLVIFQGVLGGLTVIYHLPLLVSSAHLATSLLFLSIILWIAFESKGEQLKDSIKRDLSAPYAWSALAVLLIYLQMIVGALVRHTGSGMACGTDVILCDGQLWPAWAPARLHMLHRFTAVLVSLVVLISASNILWSLKKQPKIKALQRFAWMQFALLALQITLGISNVKYALNLHSVSAHLSVGTLLLANSVWIFLWLRALRQAATPSTIRPESFPMPHTAKVVS
- the atpC gene encoding ATP synthase F1 subunit epsilon, with protein sequence MNGLPTSLHLEVATPLGQALSLEVDYIEAPSVWGQFGVFPGHLPLLASLKIGIISYRQGGHVHRAAIGAGFAEAGPDRVRIITDRFSAQEEIDAKNVRTEHEKASLELKDLLAHSDSDPNKIEALEHDIAWCQARLDIGSN
- the atpD gene encoding F0F1 ATP synthase subunit beta — translated: MPDLAHGKIKQVVGPVVDVEFEAGKLPQILTALKVTNPSINDKEHNLVLEVSQHLGESTVRAIAMDATEGLVRGMLVTNTGSPIAMPVGKETLGRILNVVGEPVDGGGPVNATKYAPIHREPPKFVEQSTKVEMFETGIKVIDLLAPYRKGGKIGLFGGAGVGKTVLIMELINNVAKAHGGVSCFAGVGERTREGNDLFLEMSESKLESGEPVVSKTALVYGQMNEPPGARARVALSALTVAEHFRDEEGQDVLLFVDNIFRFTQAGSEVSALLGRIPSAVGYQPTLSTEMGALQERITSTTKGSITSVQAIYVPADDLTDPAPATTFAHLDATTVLSRQIAEMGIYPAVDPLDSTSTLLDPHVLGERHYRVAREVQQTLQKYKDLQDIIAILGMDELSEDDRMVVDRARKIQKFLSQPFFVAHQFTGLEGKYVPLEETLSAFEEILSGKLDDLPEQAFHLVGNIDEVRAKAERLTKSAN